From a region of the Seleniivibrio woodruffii genome:
- a CDS encoding NAD(P)-binding domain-containing protein produces the protein MNMLYDVIIVGAGPAGVACAYMCKKKGLSYLLVESGKSVFQGIINTYPEGKKVYASKPKEMAGGFLVDELRPPDKPVTVEMYVQYVQHFVQHENLSIITEAEFQDIETHRGFFQVLTSKGGFKGKKVVLSFGNSIPRELTVYGDAKMVAKTLDDPKKYIGLRTLVIGGGNTAADVVISILKIKRQHNDSQPVYWAHVSETFDVNKETAQRLGEEILLGGNIRLLPGATPRIGEVDDEGIDRLVIRINEFKESDGIELYHAMSFPMKNVIACIGSQGSATLLDKLQIQTISCTEGICKVAKEGDRLVLLNSDFETTRKGIYMIGGAVSPSYMKVADGAIAEEKHPNLIYTAINDAASVVETIFSKLQTT, from the coding sequence ATGAATATGCTATACGATGTTATTATTGTCGGTGCAGGGCCTGCCGGAGTTGCTTGCGCATATATGTGCAAGAAGAAGGGATTGTCTTACCTTCTTGTCGAAAGCGGGAAATCTGTTTTTCAGGGAATAATTAACACATATCCTGAAGGGAAAAAGGTTTACGCCTCCAAACCCAAGGAGATGGCGGGCGGTTTTCTTGTGGACGAACTGCGTCCGCCCGACAAACCCGTCACAGTGGAAATGTATGTTCAGTACGTTCAGCATTTCGTTCAGCACGAAAATCTTTCAATAATCACCGAAGCCGAGTTTCAGGACATCGAAACCCATAGAGGCTTTTTTCAGGTTCTAACCTCAAAAGGCGGATTCAAAGGCAAAAAGGTAGTCCTGTCATTCGGAAACAGCATCCCCAGAGAGCTTACGGTCTACGGCGACGCAAAGATGGTTGCCAAAACGCTGGACGATCCCAAAAAATATATCGGCCTGAGAACCCTCGTTATAGGCGGAGGGAACACAGCCGCCGACGTTGTCATATCTATCCTTAAAATCAAAAGACAGCACAACGACTCCCAGCCTGTATACTGGGCGCATGTTTCGGAAACTTTCGATGTTAACAAAGAGACCGCCCAGAGACTGGGCGAAGAGATACTGCTCGGCGGAAACATACGTCTTCTGCCCGGCGCAACCCCCAGAATAGGCGAGGTTGACGACGAGGGCATAGACAGGCTGGTAATCCGTATCAACGAATTTAAAGAATCCGACGGTATAGAGCTTTACCATGCGATGAGCTTTCCCATGAAAAATGTGATAGCATGTATAGGTTCTCAGGGGTCTGCGACCCTTCTGGACAAACTCCAGATTCAGACGATATCCTGCACAGAGGGTATCTGCAAGGTGGCAAAAGAGGGCGACAGACTGGTTCTGCTCAACTCCGACTTTGAGACCACCAGAAAAGGAATTTATATGATTGGCGGTGCGGTTTCCCCTTCATACATGAAGGTGGCCGACGGTGCTATAGCCGAAGAGAAGCACCCCAACCTTATTTACACTGCGATAAACGATGCGGCATCGGTTGTCGAGACAATTTTTTCAAAACTGCAAACAACGTAG